A window of the Enterobacteriaceae bacterium 4M9 genome harbors these coding sequences:
- a CDS encoding glycosyltransferase family 4 protein, whose product MKLFLFLGDLASNGGIERVTISLANALSHHYDVTIVSLYNSGKNQAFDINGNVNVIYINDSNEISMYNRKLGLINGVLFDLYYLCKKKRQITKKLRDHIHHNDIIISCDVKMTCLLYGFSKEKQTKLVAIEHFEHDIGNPLLIKLKKVLYRKISAVVSLTPEDNDKYCWMDLQKHWVIPNIVLPPSDTDITNKKKNVALAIGRLTHQKGFDLLLHAWSGANTNGWELRIIGDGEDKEFLTKLAEKLEISNVTFVPFQKKISQQFSESRVFILSSRYEGLGMVLLEALSYGLACISFACPAGPATILSKNNGILVPADDVQQMSRELTSLLQNEDTLTKFEKDASNSITDYLEAGVVKKWEELLSVI is encoded by the coding sequence ATGAAGCTCTTCCTGTTCCTGGGAGACTTAGCATCAAATGGTGGGATTGAGCGAGTAACTATTTCTCTGGCAAACGCATTATCACATCATTATGATGTCACTATAGTAAGTCTATACAATAGTGGTAAAAATCAGGCATTTGATATTAATGGAAATGTTAATGTCATTTATATTAATGATAGCAATGAAATAAGCATGTACAACAGAAAGTTGGGGCTTATTAATGGTGTGCTGTTTGATTTATATTATCTGTGCAAAAAGAAAAGACAAATAACTAAAAAGTTAAGAGATCATATTCATCATAATGATATTATCATTTCATGTGATGTGAAAATGACATGCCTGCTTTATGGTTTTAGCAAAGAAAAACAGACCAAATTGGTTGCTATAGAACACTTCGAACATGATATTGGTAATCCTTTATTAATTAAGCTCAAGAAAGTTCTTTACCGCAAGATTAGTGCTGTTGTGTCTTTAACTCCAGAGGATAATGATAAATATTGTTGGATGGATTTACAAAAGCACTGGGTTATACCCAATATTGTACTTCCCCCTTCTGATACAGATATCACGAACAAGAAAAAAAATGTTGCTTTGGCTATCGGGCGTCTTACTCACCAGAAAGGTTTCGACTTATTATTGCATGCATGGTCGGGTGCGAATACCAATGGTTGGGAACTAAGGATAATTGGTGATGGAGAGGATAAAGAATTTTTAACTAAGCTGGCTGAAAAGCTTGAGATTTCAAATGTAACGTTTGTGCCCTTCCAGAAGAAAATTTCACAACAATTCAGTGAGTCACGGGTATTTATATTATCATCAAGATATGAAGGATTAGGTATGGTACTGCTCGAAGCATTATCATATGGTCTTGCATGTATTAGTTTTGCATGTCCAGCTGGCCCCGCGACTATTTTGTCTAAAAATAATGGAATACTTGTACCTGCAGATGATGTTCAACAAATGTCTCGAGAACTGACATCATTATTGCAAAATGAAGACACTTTAACTAAATTTGAAAAAGATGCCAGCAATTCTATTACTGACTATCTGGAAGCTGGTGTTGTCAAAAAATGGGAGGAGTTATTGAGTGTTATTTAA
- a CDS encoding glycosyltransferase family 4 protein — MKNVIAKNGNLKFLYVGRLSREKNLSILIEVFNQTQHRLIIAGSGEELAILKDKATNNVTFLGYVDNKSLVEIYAECDCFVLPSLSEPWGLVVEEALSMGLPVIVSDKVGCYEDMVNVHNGIIFDATDPNSLLLAINNMAENIDSFKAGAAIYEPLENQQKQLAAYLEV; from the coding sequence ATAAAAAATGTTATAGCAAAAAATGGAAATCTAAAGTTTTTATATGTCGGTCGTCTGTCGAGAGAAAAGAATTTAAGTATATTAATAGAGGTTTTTAACCAAACTCAACACCGATTAATTATTGCTGGAAGTGGCGAAGAACTCGCTATATTAAAAGATAAAGCAACAAACAACGTTACGTTTTTAGGCTATGTAGATAATAAATCTCTGGTGGAAATCTATGCAGAGTGCGATTGCTTTGTATTGCCATCGTTGTCCGAACCATGGGGATTAGTTGTTGAAGAAGCATTATCTATGGGATTGCCTGTCATTGTAAGTGATAAGGTTGGCTGTTATGAAGATATGGTAAATGTTCACAACGGTATTATTTTTGATGCAACAGATCCAAATTCATTGCTTCTGGCCATAAATAATATGGCGGAAAATATTGATAGTTTTAAAGCTGGTGCCGCTATATATGAACCTTTAGAAAATCAACAAAAGCAGCTAGCAGCTTATCTGGAAGTTTAA
- a CDS encoding polysaccharide biosynthesis protein — MTDKNKTLNDFFKYFAGDLFVKGFMFISLPLLSRVMSPDDYGKMSLLNAAIMILYVFISLNLQNAVINSFMKNDVDFPRYLGTIIIGLVPTQLFLVLLCPFYAPYIAPLLSISVADLYWVLAICIMLSYIYIYTSYLQGARLSSEFVKLNAISKIIEIFLIFLIAYLLLHNKYLSKVYAQIIVNIFVFIYIFRKIREIATFEFDKAYFKMAMMFSVPLMVHVLSNSLLSQADRLIISKLMGDYSAGIYSFSYNLGMCVIIIITAWNSSWQPKLYSLINANAKKDICRVIYSSSVIVAILSFFAILFSKEIVIILADRAYHDAINIIPVIIFGNALIHVYLSYVNFTFFHKKTMWVSLGTLMALLVNIVLNYMLIPIYGITGAAWATVGAYFLLAFFQYLISKYVIKENPLSILLLIIYSTFFMTALYVSIEVNKLDIVHAVTIKIIISVVILVLLYKSKIYNLIKV; from the coding sequence ATGACAGATAAAAATAAAACGCTCAATGATTTTTTCAAATATTTTGCTGGAGATCTTTTTGTAAAGGGGTTTATGTTTATATCCCTACCATTACTTTCAAGGGTGATGAGTCCTGATGACTATGGTAAAATGTCATTACTTAATGCGGCCATAATGATTCTGTATGTATTTATTAGCCTTAATTTACAGAATGCTGTCATTAATTCTTTCATGAAAAATGATGTGGATTTTCCTCGCTATTTAGGGACAATTATTATTGGACTTGTCCCGACACAGCTTTTTTTAGTGTTACTTTGCCCATTTTATGCACCTTACATCGCTCCTTTACTAAGTATATCGGTGGCTGATCTTTATTGGGTATTAGCTATATGCATTATGCTCAGTTATATATATATATATACTAGTTACTTGCAAGGGGCTCGTTTAAGTAGTGAGTTTGTAAAGTTGAATGCTATTAGTAAAATAATTGAAATATTTCTTATTTTTTTGATAGCTTACTTGCTGTTGCATAACAAATATTTATCAAAAGTGTATGCACAGATTATAGTGAATATTTTTGTTTTTATTTATATCTTCAGAAAGATAAGGGAAATTGCTACTTTCGAATTCGATAAAGCTTATTTTAAAATGGCAATGATGTTCAGTGTACCTTTGATGGTGCATGTCCTTTCTAATTCTTTGCTTTCTCAGGCTGATAGGCTCATTATCAGCAAACTCATGGGGGATTATTCAGCGGGAATTTATTCTTTTTCATATAATCTGGGAATGTGTGTAATAATCATTATCACTGCATGGAATTCTTCATGGCAACCTAAACTCTATTCGCTCATAAATGCCAATGCAAAAAAAGATATTTGTAGAGTGATATATAGTAGTAGTGTTATTGTCGCAATATTAAGTTTCTTTGCTATTCTTTTTTCCAAAGAAATCGTGATTATACTTGCAGATCGTGCTTATCATGATGCCATAAATATTATTCCAGTGATTATTTTTGGTAATGCATTAATTCATGTCTATCTAAGTTATGTAAATTTCACATTTTTCCATAAAAAAACAATGTGGGTATCGTTAGGTACGTTGATGGCTCTCTTAGTCAACATTGTATTAAATTATATGCTTATACCAATTTACGGTATCACTGGAGCCGCTTGGGCTACTGTTGGGGCTTATTTTCTGTTGGCATTTTTCCAATATTTAATATCTAAATATGTTATTAAAGAAAATCCATTGTCAATTCTTTTGCTTATCATATACAGCACGTTTTTTATGACTGCCTTGTATGTATCTATAGAAGTTAATAAGCTTGATATTGTCCATGCTGTTACAATTAAAATAATAATAAGCGTTGTTATATTGGTGTTGCTTTATAAATCTAAAATTTACAACCTGATTAAGGTTTAA
- a CDS encoding EpsG family protein, which produces MAIYYSFIFLSFLVGWFDVNIKTTYIKKIFMWTVLFILSLFMGFRYKLGLDWLFYSDLYNGTDFTLAIEPGYLLISRLFSLFLNYWVFQYIITLVLILALASFFKIFSRGYTFCILVFFIYQFGFNAEAVRQLISLSLVLIAYTKYLDKKILLCFVLCTVAVFFHASALVIFPFLLILTQARIRIIKIICYVGVFLSLINVYPIDMVLKLLAGLTSNAFVEKIFWYGDSGNANSILTFSLFFKFLIIWLMELRSSQITKKLSRSLNERAVVFIYGASYFMLLIDIYLGRYGTISTRLDVYMIPVFIVGILLAFNEFKNGFSKNIFYLFVIAYFSINFIRFTDNYYFHHMYVPYRNYVIDAIIGNDEIYREHDVIYYWDNKERLQ; this is translated from the coding sequence ATGGCCATATATTATTCTTTTATTTTTTTATCATTTTTAGTTGGTTGGTTTGACGTAAATATTAAAACCACATATATAAAAAAAATATTTATGTGGACGGTTTTATTTATTTTGTCATTGTTTATGGGCTTTCGTTATAAATTAGGTCTTGATTGGCTTTTTTATTCTGATCTATACAATGGTACAGATTTTACGTTAGCAATAGAACCAGGTTATTTATTAATTTCTAGGTTATTCAGCTTATTTTTAAATTATTGGGTTTTTCAATATATTATTACATTGGTTTTGATTTTAGCATTAGCTTCATTTTTTAAAATATTCTCAAGAGGCTATACTTTTTGTATTTTAGTGTTTTTCATTTATCAGTTTGGATTTAATGCTGAGGCGGTAAGGCAGTTAATAAGCTTATCACTGGTTTTGATTGCTTACACTAAATATTTGGATAAAAAAATATTACTTTGTTTTGTTCTTTGTACTGTGGCAGTCTTTTTTCATGCCTCGGCATTAGTCATATTCCCTTTTTTATTAATTCTCACTCAAGCCCGAATAAGAATCATCAAAATTATCTGCTATGTTGGTGTTTTTCTTTCACTCATAAATGTTTATCCTATTGATATGGTTTTAAAATTACTTGCCGGCTTGACGAGTAATGCTTTTGTAGAAAAGATATTTTGGTATGGGGATAGCGGTAATGCGAATTCCATTCTGACATTTAGCCTGTTTTTCAAATTCTTAATTATTTGGTTAATGGAATTGAGAAGTTCACAAATTACCAAAAAGCTCTCACGATCCTTAAATGAACGAGCAGTTGTGTTTATCTATGGTGCTTCATATTTTATGTTGTTAATAGATATATACTTGGGGCGATATGGCACTATAAGTACAAGGCTTGATGTTTATATGATTCCTGTTTTTATCGTTGGAATACTTCTGGCTTTTAATGAATTTAAAAATGGGTTCAGTAAAAATATATTTTATCTTTTTGTTATTGCTTATTTTTCGATTAATTTTATTAGGTTTACAGATAACTATTATTTTCACCATATGTATGTCCCATATCGCAACTATGTTATTGATGCCATCATCGGGAATGATGAAATATATAGAGAGCATGATGTTATATATTATTGGGATAATAAGGAGAGATTGCAATGA
- a CDS encoding adenylyltransferase/cytidyltransferase family protein codes for MKRIITFGTFDVFHIGHINILERAKELGDFLIVGVSSDQLNYNKKNRYPIYNQQDRVKIISSLKFVDLVFIEESLELKLEYIKQFEADLLVMGNDWEGRFDWVKPDCDVAYLPRTPSISTTEIIEVVKSIK; via the coding sequence ATGAAGCGGATAATAACGTTTGGTACTTTTGATGTGTTTCATATTGGGCACATTAACATACTTGAAAGAGCTAAAGAACTTGGTGATTTTTTGATAGTAGGCGTATCATCTGACCAGCTAAATTATAATAAAAAGAATCGCTACCCAATCTACAATCAACAAGATCGAGTAAAAATAATTTCCTCTTTAAAGTTTGTCGACCTCGTTTTTATTGAAGAGTCCTTAGAGTTAAAACTAGAATATATTAAGCAATTTGAGGCTGATTTGCTGGTTATGGGTAATGACTGGGAGGGCCGTTTTGATTGGGTTAAACCCGATTGTGATGTTGCTTACTTACCCAGAACTCCATCGATATCAACGACTGAAATTATTGAGGTTGTCAAATCAATAAAATGA